One stretch of Hevea brasiliensis isolate MT/VB/25A 57/8 chromosome 12, ASM3005281v1, whole genome shotgun sequence DNA includes these proteins:
- the LOC131171152 gene encoding uncharacterized protein LOC131171152 → MKSFHRWTNRSFDDLLGLLRELIPNGKQNLPKSYSSARKYVSGLGLHYEKYDVCHNHCTLYWGSFANATSCQICGLSRWKSDEGKSKRKKTPYKVLRYFPLKPRLQKLFMSSQVASDMRWHKEKRINDGIMRHPADSLAWKSFDEQHGSFASDARNVRLGLATDGFQPFGNMSSQHSIWPVILIPYNLPPWICMKQTNLIISMIIPGEHSPGMGIDIFLQPLIAELKELWEVGVETYDAHSKKNFTLHASIIWTISDFPAYGDLSGWSTKGYKACPACHKYTSAKHLACSKKMCYMDHRRFLPPSHKWRKDTKSCNGFREIRAIPKPLSGDEVLMELETFTQMPFNRGIKRKYDASNSFENWRKKSIFFQLPYWKTLLIRHNLDVMHIEKNVCDNVLETIMNIKGKTKDNLNSRYDLVSMGIRHELHPIVNGNNVCVPMAQYVLSNHEKEVLCKMLANLKTPDGYLSKISRCVNVKERKISGMKSHDCHVFIQRLLPLAIRGFLPKNITKPLIQLSAFFRDICSKSLDSSQLDDIEKQIVLTLCKLEMIFPPSFFDIMVHLVVHLPGEAKIAGPVQYRWMYPIERYLHKLKLYVRNKAKPEGSIAEAYIADECLTFCSRYLVGIDTIFNQLPRNDDGFDQNGCNDGLGIVRRSERPLGRGEYHLLTDDWKQKAHLYILNNCEEVWPYVEKHKGSLPNMSHRELMRRYNSEFPNWFFNHVVELHAQGAISDDLLHLAEGPLTCYKCYTGYIVNEFHFHTLDRQKIRQSQNFGVMSRGDNNCPNKEYYGTLMDVWELQYSARNQISLFKCEWFDVRYKQTGYIVDNYSITSVKANARLSTEEPFILACQAEQVFYVEDPKNPNWLVVMKTHPRDLYNMPIELQDDVCEIADDNEVYQEEENDMHGRPTRPLDNDDDIVDLNRVDVDPEEVPIQTAQEIQERIEQDDEEHNQELNIDVSEDEFGDDNNEFEEEEDDD, encoded by the exons ATGAAGAGTTTTCATCGATGGACCAACAGATCATTTGATGATTTGCTTGGTTTATTAAGGGAGCTTATTCCAAATGGAAAGCAAaatttgccaaaatcatacagtaGTGCTCGAAAGTACGTTAGTGGTCTAGGCCTTCACTATGAGAAGTATGATGTTTGTCATAATCATTGTACATTATATTGGGGATCATTTGCCAATGCAACATCATGTCAAATATGTGGGTTATCTAGGTGGAAGTCTGATGAAGGGAAAAGCAAGAGGAAAAAAACTCCATATAAAGTGCTACGATACTTCCCTTTAAAACCAAGGTTGCAGAAGTTGTTTATGTCTAGTCAAGTAGCATCCGATATGCGATGGCATAAGGAAAAAAGGATAAATGATGGAATTATGAGGCACCCTGCTGATAGTCTTGCATGGAAGTCTTTTGATGAACAACATGGCTCATTTGCAAGTGATGCTCGTAATGTTAGACTCGGATTGGCAACTGATGGTTTCCAGCCTTTTGGAAATATGAGCTCCCAACATAGCATTTGGCCTGTAATTCTTATACCCTATAACTTACCCCCCTGGATTTGTATGAAGCAGACCAATTTGATAATTTCAATGATTATTCCAGGGGAGCATAGTCCAGGAATGGGTATAGATATTTTTTTGCAGCCTTTAATTGCTGAATTAAAAGAGTTGTGGGAGGTTGGTGTGGAGACTTATGATGCACATAGCAAAAAGAACTTCACATTGCATGCATCCATTATTTGGACAATAAGTGATTTTCCAGCTTATGGAGATTTATCAGGGTGGTCAACAAAAGGTTACAAGGCTTGTCCTGCTTGCCATAAATATACTAGTGCAAAACACCTTGCTTGTTCAAAGAAAATGTGCTATATGGATCATAGAAGGTTTTTGCCTCCTAGTCATAAATGGCGTAAGGACACTAAGTCCTGCAATGGCTTTAGAGAGATAAGAGCAATTCCAAAACCACTGTCAGGTGATGAGGTGTTAATGGAGCTTGAAACTTTCACTCAAATGCCATTTAATAGAGGTATCAAAAGGAAGTATGATGCTTCAAATAGTTTCGAGAATTGGAGGAAGAAGAGTATCTTTTTTCAGTTACCCTATTGGAAGACACTTCTTATTCGGCATAATCTGGATGTGATGCACATTGAAAAGAATGTGTGTGATAATGTGTTAGAAACTATAATGAACATCAAAGGAAAGACGAAAGATAATTTGAATAGCCGTTATGATTTGGTGAGTATGGGCATTAGACACGAGCTTCACCCAATTGTGAATGGAAATAATGTTTGTGTCCCAATGGCACAATATGTGCTTTCTAATCATGAAAAGGAAGTCTTATGTAAGATGTTGGCTAATCTGAAGACTCCAGATGGTTATTTGTCAAAAATATCCAGGTGTGTTAATGTAAAGGAACGTAAGATTTCTGGAATGAAAAGTCATGATTGCCATGTATTCATACAACGACTTCTTCCTCTTGCAATTCGAGGTTTCCTTCCTAAAAATATTACTAAGCCACTTATTCAGTTAAGTGCCTTCTTTCGAGATATATGCAGTAAGAGTTTAGATAGTTCTCAATTGGATGACATCGAGAAGCAAATTGTCTTGACATTATGCAAATTAGAGATGATTTTTCCTCCATCTTTTTTTGACATTATGGTGCATTTAGTTGTACACTTACCAGGTGAGGCCAAGATTGCTGGACCTGTTCAATACAGATGGATGTACCCAATTGAGAGATATttgcataaattaaaattatatgttcGGAATAAGGCAAAGCCAGAAGGATCAATTGCTGAAGCTTACATTGCTGATGAGTGCTTAACTTTCTGTTCAAGATATTTGGTAGGAATTGACACCATCTTTAATCAGCTCCCACGAAATGATGATGGCTTTGATCAGAATGGTTGCAATGATGGGTTGGGAATTGTTAGAAGATCTGAGCGACCATTAGGAAGAGGTGAGTATCACTTGCTCACTGATGATTGGAAGCAGAAGGCACATCTTTACATTCTTAATAACTGTGAAGAAGTTTGGCCTTATGTTGA GAAACATAAAGGTTCATTGCCTAATATGAGTCATCGGGAATTGATGAGACGTTATAATTCAGAATTCCCAAACTGGTTCTTTAATCAT GTGGTTGAGTTACATGCGCAAGGAGCAATTTCTGATGACTTACTCCATTTAGCTGAAGGTCCTTTAACATGCTATAAGTGTTATACTGGTTATATTGTGAATGAGTTTCACTTTCATACTTTAGATCGTCAGAAAATCAGACAAAGTCAAAACTTTGGTGTCATGTCCAGGGGTGACAATAATTGTCCTAACAAAGAGTATTATGGAACTTTGATGGATGTGTGGGAGCTACAATACTCAGCAAGGAATCAAATTTCATTATTTAAATGTGAATGGTTTGATGTGCGATATAAACAGACTGGTTACATAGTAGATAATTACTCAATCACAAGTGTCAAAGCCAATGCTCGATTAAGTACAGAGGAGCCTTTTATTTTGGCTTGTCAAGCTGAGCAAGTCTTTTATGTTGAGGATCCAAAAAATCCAAATTGGCTTGTTGTAATGAAAACTCATCCTCGAGATCTTTATAACATGCCTATTGAATTACAGGATGATGTTTGTGAAATTGCTGATGATAATGAGGTTTACCAAGAAGAGGAAAATGACATGCATGGTCGTCCAACAAGACCGTTAGACAATGATGATGATATTGTTGACTTGAATAGGGTTGATGTTGATCCTGAAGAAGTTCCTATTCAAACAGCTCAAGAAATTCAAGAACGAATTGAACAAGATGATGAGGAACATAATCAAGAATTAAATATAGATGTTAGTGAAGATGAATTTGGAGATGATAATAATgaatttgaagaagaagaagatgatgattaA